In Planctomycetia bacterium, one DNA window encodes the following:
- the rplM gene encoding 50S ribosomal protein L13: protein MTQKCFQAKPHEVERKWFSVDADGKILGRLATKLATVLVGKHKPSYTPHVDTGDFVVVTNVEKIKTTGTKDQEMEYQSYSYYPGGKKVVSFNDMMARHPDRVLREAVRRMMPKNALARRQLLKLKIYAGGNHPHQAQNLQPLDLTKI, encoded by the coding sequence ATGACCCAGAAGTGCTTTCAGGCCAAGCCCCACGAAGTGGAGCGGAAGTGGTTCTCCGTCGATGCCGACGGCAAGATCCTCGGCCGCCTCGCGACGAAACTCGCGACCGTCCTGGTCGGCAAGCACAAGCCCAGTTACACGCCGCACGTGGACACCGGCGATTTCGTCGTCGTGACCAACGTCGAGAAGATCAAGACCACCGGCACGAAGGATCAGGAGATGGAGTACCAATCCTACTCCTACTACCCGGGCGGCAAAAAGGTCGTCTCGTTCAACGACATGATGGCCCGTCACCCCGATCGCGTCCTGCGCGAAGCGGTGCGCCGCATGATGCCGAAGAACGCCCTCGCGCGGCGGCAGTTGCTCAAGCTTAAAATCTACGCCGGCGGCAATCACCCGCATCAGGCGCAGAACCTCCAACCGCTGGACCTGACAAAAATCTAA
- a CDS encoding ABC transporter substrate-binding protein gives MDKPGSTLIRIGHSPDPDDAFMFYALAREKIDTGPYRFTHEMADIESLNRRAERGELEVSAISIHSYPYVMARYALLGCGCSMGDGYGPMVISKRPRPIENLLGDTIAIPGERTTANLVLRLALNDLEYTPVVMEFDRIPQAVADGEVDAGLIIHEAQLTYHAMGLHKVVDLAEWWQARTGLPLPLGGNVIRRDLGAAAMKQISGLIRQSIQYALDHRDEAVEYAREFGRGLDRALTDKFVGMYVNNWTLAYGPRGEEAVRRLLSEATAAGMVPNPGEIEFVA, from the coding sequence ATGGATAAACCCGGCTCCACGCTCATCCGCATCGGCCATTCGCCCGACCCCGACGATGCCTTCATGTTTTACGCCCTGGCACGCGAAAAAATCGACACCGGCCCCTACCGCTTCACCCACGAAATGGCCGACATCGAGTCCCTCAACCGCCGGGCCGAACGCGGCGAGCTGGAAGTCTCCGCCATCAGCATCCACAGCTATCCCTACGTCATGGCACGCTACGCGCTCCTCGGCTGCGGATGCAGCATGGGCGACGGCTACGGGCCGATGGTCATCTCCAAGCGCCCCCGACCCATCGAGAACCTCCTCGGCGACACCATCGCCATCCCCGGCGAACGCACCACCGCCAACCTCGTCCTGCGTCTCGCCCTCAACGACTTGGAATATACACCTGTCGTCATGGAGTTCGACCGCATCCCGCAGGCCGTCGCCGACGGCGAGGTCGATGCCGGCCTCATCATTCACGAGGCCCAGCTCACCTATCACGCCATGGGCCTGCACAAAGTCGTCGATCTCGCCGAGTGGTGGCAGGCGCGCACCGGCCTGCCGCTGCCGCTCGGCGGGAATGTCATCCGCCGCGACCTCGGCGCAGCCGCCATGAAGCAAATTTCCGGCCTCATCCGCCAGTCCATTCAATACGCGCTCGACCATCGCGACGAAGCCGTCGAGTACGCCCGCGAGTTCGGCCGCGGCCTCGATCGCGCCCTCACGGATAAGTTTGTCGGGATGTATGTCAACAACTGGACACTCGCCTACGGCCCGCGCGGCGAAGAAGCCGTCCGCCGGCTTCTGTCCGAAGCGACCGCCGCCGGCATGGTTCCCAACCCGGGCGAGATTGAGTTCGTGGCGTGA
- a CDS encoding S8 family serine peptidase has product MSFARRFLFSVCLISIVGWGRVQAAEPVIRWRTGTQTLPRQSVEQVKAKLLELAGVSATEGMQSAGAVKAGEGSGQAGAGSSQAGAAAQANAAGSAHVIVQFETPVTRAMREQLTAGGLTLQSYLGDNAYFAHVDGSKLNAELAAQVPGFSRVAPIHLEAKLHPDLAAGEIVPWSVVPRDGVVKLKGEGDESPALGDAGKLWAATEDDLKDPFVAAYVIFHPDVSLEDGVAKIHELDGRVMSYLYTINGLVVELPYANLKVLGLEDSVQWIEPPLPPMGELNAENRVRTGANIVQAAPYNLTGAGVKVMVYDGGKIRTTHQDFQGRGVIGASEPACSTVSDHATHVSGTIGGAGVANANNKGMAPGVDIVSYGFQQSATGTTCPSLSAGFLYTDPGDALVDYTNAFNVAGAVISNNSIGTNTAPNGFNCAWEGDYGAMDILIDSMVRGSLGQPIRVVWANGNERSSGRCGTTYRTTAPPACAKNHITVGALNSNDDSVTSFTSWGPADDDRMKPDLSAPGCQVGGDAGVTSCGSASDTAYTSKCGTSMASPTVCGLSALLLQDYRAQFPGNPDFRNSTLKILLAHTAVDLFNPGPDYQTGYGSVRIQPAVDFMRTGNFLENTVSGTGETFQAVVIVSPLDTQLKVTLAWDDVPGTANTIPELVNDLDLRVFDASNTQYYPWTLGGIANPAAPAVRTQRNSVDNIEQVVIDAPAPGAYRVEVHGFNVPQGPQPFSLCASPLLVNCSSQGTMSLDRTKYACASTATLRVVDCDLNTDDGSVQTVNVSIASTTEPGGETVTLTETAAESATFVGSINLATSDSAGVLHIANGDTVTATYVDADDGNGGFNVNVTANATVDCDSPIISNVAVSNIEPRNATITFTTNEPCRATVNYGTSCGSLTGSASSQTYNTSHTFDLSNLTIATTYFFSVSVEDQAANTATDDNGGSCHTFTTEDLPELYTEQFTGGADSFDLDNSAYLFQPDGSIDFYSVCRASPVNALPTDPAGGTVVTLANNASTPIVLGPGHNVLLYGVSYGTVHIGSNGYLTFTAGDTDSTETLADHFDTPRVSGLFDDLNPALAGAQISYKELADRFVVTYLNVPKASTTNTNTFQIEMYYDGRIQIAYLGVDVLDAIVGLSGGGNLSPDFFESDFSSFGNCGPRPPSAAGLTVEVPMDRQVPINLIAGDDGIPNPQLEYIITSLPTYELRDAGNNQVIASVPYTLVANGNQVLYQPTGGYIGSDSFTFKANDGGTAPDGGDSNVATVTLNVLPVLTIPFSDEFPTTTFDSQKWYTVSNATIDSTTPINPPSPPYAARFNGDPAGTDSIVTHLFDLSGGDPVRLTYSWQVRGNGETPDTGDDLFIEYRDSGGNWQILQQHLGSLPDMTTFNTTTMLLPPGALHSSFRLRIRNIGTAGNFDDWLVDDVRLVPENAPVAVSTVHTTGSNTPITIGLVASDPNMDPLTYTIQSLPSIGTLRDPVTGTIASAPHTLSGSSVEFLPGPGVFSGNTSFTFNVTDGQHTSNTATVSITIGGPQPVHVFNLDTDPGWIGDAGPGGSGPNGNGWAWGVPNNSGGSCGTGRANPTSGFTGSNVYGYNLIGCYTNNLTPTRWLTTTAIDCSNITQVQLRFKRWLGIESATFDKAYIEVSTNGTTWTPVWTHSGGSFTEQAWTSQSYDVPAADNQPTVYIRWGMGVTDSSVTYQGWNIDDVEIWGDVPSACTNVLRGDVNNDGQINGGDVALFTQAYLDENSVTPAQKCAADTVVNDAIDDADVAKLVEWMLAP; this is encoded by the coding sequence ATGTCATTTGCACGACGCTTTCTTTTTTCTGTTTGTCTAATTTCAATCGTCGGCTGGGGCCGGGTCCAGGCGGCGGAGCCGGTGATTCGCTGGCGGACGGGGACGCAGACGCTGCCGCGGCAGAGCGTCGAGCAGGTGAAGGCGAAGCTGCTGGAGCTGGCAGGCGTGTCGGCGACGGAAGGCATGCAGAGCGCCGGCGCGGTTAAGGCGGGCGAGGGGTCCGGTCAGGCGGGCGCGGGTTCATCGCAGGCGGGCGCGGCGGCGCAAGCGAACGCGGCGGGTTCGGCGCACGTGATCGTGCAGTTCGAGACCCCGGTGACGCGCGCGATGCGCGAGCAGTTGACGGCCGGGGGCCTGACGTTGCAGAGTTACCTCGGCGACAATGCGTACTTCGCGCACGTGGATGGCTCGAAGCTGAATGCCGAGTTGGCGGCACAGGTACCGGGTTTTTCGCGCGTTGCGCCGATCCATCTTGAAGCCAAGCTGCATCCCGATCTGGCGGCCGGGGAGATCGTGCCGTGGTCGGTCGTGCCGCGGGACGGCGTGGTGAAGCTGAAGGGCGAAGGGGACGAGTCCCCGGCCCTGGGCGATGCCGGCAAGCTGTGGGCGGCGACGGAAGACGACCTGAAGGATCCGTTCGTGGCGGCGTACGTGATCTTCCATCCCGACGTGTCGCTGGAAGACGGCGTGGCGAAGATCCACGAGCTGGATGGCCGCGTGATGTCGTACCTGTACACGATCAACGGCCTGGTGGTGGAGCTGCCGTACGCGAATCTGAAGGTTCTGGGTCTGGAGGATTCGGTGCAGTGGATCGAGCCGCCGCTTCCGCCGATGGGCGAGTTGAACGCGGAGAACCGCGTGCGGACGGGAGCGAACATCGTTCAGGCCGCGCCGTACAACCTGACCGGGGCGGGGGTGAAGGTGATGGTGTATGACGGGGGGAAGATTCGGACGACGCACCAGGACTTCCAGGGTCGGGGGGTGATCGGGGCGAGCGAGCCGGCTTGCAGCACGGTGAGCGACCACGCGACGCACGTGTCCGGGACGATCGGCGGGGCGGGGGTGGCGAACGCGAACAACAAGGGCATGGCACCGGGGGTGGACATCGTCAGCTACGGATTCCAGCAGAGCGCGACGGGCACGACCTGCCCGAGCTTGTCCGCGGGGTTCCTTTACACCGATCCGGGTGACGCGCTGGTGGACTACACCAACGCGTTCAACGTGGCCGGTGCGGTCATCTCGAACAATTCGATCGGCACGAACACCGCGCCCAACGGCTTCAACTGCGCCTGGGAAGGCGACTACGGCGCGATGGACATCCTGATCGACTCGATGGTCCGCGGCAGCCTGGGCCAGCCGATCCGCGTGGTCTGGGCCAACGGCAACGAGCGAAGCAGCGGGCGCTGCGGCACGACGTACCGCACGACGGCCCCGCCGGCCTGCGCCAAGAATCACATTACGGTCGGCGCGCTGAACTCGAACGATGACAGCGTGACGAGCTTCACAAGCTGGGGTCCGGCCGACGACGATCGGATGAAGCCGGACCTGTCGGCGCCGGGGTGCCAGGTCGGCGGGGATGCCGGGGTGACCTCGTGCGGCAGTGCCAGCGACACGGCCTACACGAGCAAGTGCGGCACGTCGATGGCCTCGCCGACGGTCTGCGGTCTGTCGGCCCTGCTGTTGCAGGACTACCGGGCACAGTTCCCGGGGAATCCCGATTTCCGCAACTCGACGCTGAAGATCCTGCTGGCTCATACGGCCGTGGATCTGTTCAATCCGGGTCCGGACTATCAGACGGGTTACGGATCGGTTCGGATTCAGCCGGCGGTGGACTTCATGCGGACGGGGAATTTTTTGGAGAACACGGTCAGCGGGACGGGCGAGACGTTCCAGGCGGTGGTGATCGTCAGTCCGCTGGACACGCAGTTGAAGGTGACGCTGGCGTGGGACGACGTTCCGGGCACGGCGAACACGATCCCCGAGCTGGTGAACGATCTGGACCTGCGGGTGTTCGATGCGAGCAACACGCAGTACTACCCGTGGACCCTGGGCGGCATCGCGAACCCTGCGGCGCCGGCGGTTCGGACGCAGCGCAACAGCGTGGACAATATTGAACAGGTGGTGATTGATGCTCCGGCGCCGGGGGCGTACCGGGTGGAGGTACACGGGTTCAATGTGCCGCAGGGTCCGCAGCCGTTTTCGCTGTGCGCCTCGCCGCTGCTGGTGAACTGCTCGAGCCAGGGGACGATGTCGCTGGATCGGACGAAGTACGCGTGTGCCAGCACGGCGACGCTGCGGGTGGTGGACTGCGATCTGAACACCGACGACGGTTCGGTGCAGACGGTGAATGTGAGCATCGCCTCGACGACCGAACCGGGCGGCGAGACGGTGACGCTGACCGAGACGGCCGCCGAATCGGCGACGTTCGTGGGCAGCATCAACCTCGCGACGAGCGACTCGGCCGGCGTGCTGCACATAGCGAACGGCGATACGGTGACGGCGACTTACGTCGACGCCGACGACGGCAACGGCGGTTTCAACGTCAACGTGACCGCCAACGCGACGGTGGACTGCGATAGCCCGATCATCTCCAACGTCGCGGTTTCCAACATCGAGCCGCGCAACGCGACGATCACGTTTACCACAAACGAGCCGTGCCGGGCGACGGTGAATTATGGCACGAGCTGCGGCAGCCTGACCGGATCGGCCAGCTCGCAGACCTACAACACGAGCCATACGTTTGACTTGTCGAATCTGACGATCGCGACGACGTACTTTTTCTCCGTCAGCGTTGAAGATCAGGCGGCCAACACCGCCACGGACGACAACGGCGGGTCGTGCCACACGTTCACGACTGAAGATCTGCCGGAGCTTTACACCGAACAGTTCACGGGCGGCGCCGATTCGTTTGATCTCGACAACAGCGCCTACCTGTTCCAGCCGGACGGTTCGATTGACTTCTACTCGGTCTGCCGGGCCTCTCCGGTGAACGCGCTGCCGACCGATCCGGCCGGCGGCACGGTCGTGACATTGGCCAACAATGCCTCGACGCCGATTGTCCTGGGGCCGGGTCACAACGTGCTGCTCTATGGTGTGTCGTACGGAACGGTGCATATCGGAAGCAACGGTTACCTCACTTTCACCGCGGGCGACACGGACAGCACCGAGACGCTTGCGGACCACTTCGACACGCCGCGCGTGTCGGGCCTCTTCGACGATCTGAACCCGGCTTTGGCCGGCGCGCAAATCAGCTACAAGGAACTGGCGGATCGGTTCGTCGTGACGTATCTGAACGTGCCGAAGGCCTCGACGACGAACACGAACACGTTCCAGATCGAGATGTACTACGACGGCCGGATTCAGATCGCGTACCTCGGCGTGGATGTTCTGGACGCCATCGTCGGTTTGTCGGGCGGCGGGAACCTCTCGCCGGACTTCTTCGAGAGCGATTTCTCGTCGTTTGGAAATTGCGGTCCGCGTCCGCCGTCGGCGGCCGGTTTGACCGTTGAAGTGCCGATGGACAGGCAGGTGCCGATCAACCTGATCGCCGGGGACGACGGCATTCCCAATCCGCAGCTGGAATACATCATCACGTCGCTCCCGACGTATGAGCTGCGCGACGCGGGGAACAACCAGGTCATTGCGTCGGTTCCGTATACACTGGTCGCCAACGGCAACCAGGTGCTGTACCAGCCAACGGGCGGCTACATAGGCTCGGATTCGTTCACCTTCAAGGCGAACGATGGTGGAACGGCTCCGGACGGCGGTGATTCGAACGTCGCCACGGTGACGCTCAACGTCCTGCCGGTGCTGACCATTCCGTTCAGCGACGAATTCCCGACGACGACGTTCGATTCGCAGAAATGGTACACCGTGTCGAACGCCACAATCGACAGCACGACGCCGATCAATCCGCCCAGCCCGCCGTACGCGGCGCGGTTCAACGGCGATCCGGCCGGGACGGACTCGATTGTCACTCACTTGTTCGACCTGTCGGGCGGCGACCCGGTCCGGCTGACTTACTCCTGGCAGGTACGCGGCAATGGTGAGACGCCGGACACCGGCGACGACCTGTTCATAGAGTACCGTGATTCGGGCGGCAACTGGCAGATCCTCCAGCAGCACCTTGGTTCGCTGCCGGATATGACGACGTTCAACACGACGACCATGCTGCTCCCGCCGGGCGCGCTGCACAGTTCGTTCCGGCTACGGATTCGCAACATCGGAACGGCCGGTAATTTCGACGATTGGCTTGTGGATGACGTGCGGCTTGTTCCGGAGAATGCACCGGTAGCGGTTAGTACGGTTCATACAACCGGTTCCAACACGCCGATTACGATTGGTCTCGTGGCCAGTGATCCGAACATGGACCCGCTGACGTACACGATTCAATCGCTGCCGAGCATTGGCACGCTGCGTGACCCGGTCACGGGCACCATTGCTTCGGCGCCGCATACGCTGTCCGGCAGCTCGGTCGAGTTCCTGCCTGGGCCGGGTGTCTTCTCGGGCAACACCAGTTTCACGTTCAACGTGACCGACGGGCAGCACACGTCGAACACCGCGACCGTGAGCATCACCATCGGCGGCCCGCAACCAGTGCATGTCTTCAATCTGGACACCGATCCGGGCTGGATCGGCGATGCCGGGCCGGGCGGCAGCGGGCCAAACGGCAATGGCTGGGCCTGGGGCGTGCCGAACAACAGCGGCGGAAGCTGTGGTACCGGTCGCGCGAATCCGACCAGCGGGTTCACCGGATCGAACGTGTACGGCTACAACCTGATCGGCTGCTACACGAACAACCTGACGCCGACGCGCTGGTTGACGACCACGGCGATTGATTGTTCCAACATCACTCAAGTGCAGCTGCGGTTCAAGCGATGGCTGGGCATCGAATCGGCGACGTTCGACAAGGCTTACATCGAGGTCTCGACGAACGGAACCACCTGGACGCCCGTCTGGACGCACTCGGGCGGGTCCTTCACCGAGCAGGCGTGGACGTCGCAGAGTTACGATGTGCCGGCGGCTGACAATCAGCCGACTGTATACATTCGATGGGGCATGGGCGTGACCGATTCGTCGGTCACGTACCAGGGCTGGAACATCGACGACGTCGAGATCTGGGGCGACGTTCCGTCCGCCTGCACCAACGTGCTGCGGGGCGACGTGAACAACGACGGCCAGATCAACGGCGGTGACGTGGCCCTGTTCACCCAGGCCTATCTCGACGAGAACTCGGTCACACCCGCGCAGAAGTGCGCGGCCGATACCGTTGTCAACGATGCAATCGATGACGCCGACGTGGCCAAGCTCGTCGAGTGGATGCTGGCTCCGTAA
- the rpsI gene encoding 30S ribosomal protein S9, with product MAETTADTAQKKTAGGTFYWGTGRRKTAVARVRLRPGSGKFLIGQREAKDYLLDVQHRTDVLAPLKATNTLGKYDIFVNVRGGGQTGQTGAIVMGVARALIKADSSLEPVLRDGKFLTRDSRKVERKKPGQPGARKRFQFSKR from the coding sequence GTGGCTGAAACGACCGCTGACACCGCTCAAAAGAAAACCGCCGGGGGCACCTTTTACTGGGGCACCGGCCGACGCAAGACCGCCGTCGCGCGCGTCCGATTGCGGCCCGGTTCCGGCAAGTTCCTCATCGGCCAGCGCGAAGCCAAGGACTACCTGCTTGATGTCCAGCATCGCACCGATGTCCTCGCACCGCTCAAGGCCACCAACACCCTCGGCAAGTACGACATCTTCGTGAACGTCCGCGGCGGCGGCCAGACCGGCCAGACCGGCGCCATCGTCATGGGCGTCGCCCGCGCCCTGATCAAGGCCGACTCGAGCCTTGAACCCGTCCTTCGCGACGGCAAGTTCCTCACCCGCGACAGCCGAAAGGTCGAGCGCAAGAAGCCCGGCCAGCCCGGCGCACGCAAGCGATTCCAGTTCTCCAAGCGCTAA
- a CDS encoding alpha/beta hydrolase: MPQPAASQGRRKLARRPAAVLRRLVIILVTGYLFWCVALYLLQDSLIFPADMAPSPLKVIPYGQSTVVTEFPLDDGGAVMSWYVPARVATSRPGPVAIFFHGNAEIIDFEDEIVQPYLGLGVSVLLPEYRGYGRAGGKPSEAAIVSDCVRFYDELLKRPDVDPSRIVFHGRSLGGAVAVQVASQRKPAAMILQSTFTSMTRMARGYGAPSFLVRHGFHTDERIGGLGVPVLLAHGRRDDIVPFSHAEQLKALIPGAELVAFDCDHNGFPGDGNDDAYWDAITAFLRTAKVLP; encoded by the coding sequence ATGCCCCAGCCGGCTGCTTCGCAAGGCCGCCGGAAGCTCGCTCGCCGACCGGCTGCCGTCCTGCGCCGGCTGGTCATCATCCTGGTAACGGGTTACCTGTTCTGGTGCGTGGCGCTGTACTTGCTCCAGGACAGCTTGATTTTCCCGGCGGACATGGCACCGTCACCGCTGAAGGTGATCCCTTACGGGCAGTCAACGGTGGTCACGGAGTTTCCGCTCGATGACGGCGGCGCGGTCATGTCGTGGTATGTGCCCGCGCGCGTGGCGACCTCGCGGCCGGGCCCCGTGGCGATCTTCTTTCATGGCAACGCGGAGATCATCGACTTCGAGGACGAGATCGTTCAGCCTTACCTGGGCCTCGGCGTATCGGTGCTGCTGCCCGAATATCGCGGCTACGGTCGCGCGGGCGGGAAACCGAGCGAAGCGGCGATTGTCTCGGATTGCGTGCGGTTCTACGACGAGCTGCTGAAGCGGCCGGACGTGGACCCGTCGCGGATAGTCTTTCACGGGCGGTCGCTGGGTGGTGCGGTGGCGGTGCAAGTGGCATCGCAGCGCAAGCCTGCTGCGATGATACTGCAATCGACGTTCACGAGCATGACGCGGATGGCACGCGGCTACGGCGCGCCGTCGTTTCTTGTGCGACACGGCTTTCACACGGACGAGCGAATCGGGGGCCTGGGTGTGCCCGTTCTGCTGGCGCATGGCCGGCGTGATGACATCGTGCCGTTCAGCCACGCGGAGCAGTTGAAGGCGCTGATCCCCGGCGCGGAGCTGGTCGCGTTCGACTGCGATCACAACGGCTTCCCCGGCGACGGCAACGACGACGCCTACTGGGACGCCATCACGGCGTTTCTGCGGACCGCGAAGGTGCTGCCATGA
- the purN gene encoding phosphoribosylglycinamide formyltransferase, with protein sequence MSRRGRDRRHDGSDGREGGRSGPFRIAVLISGGGSTLQNLIDRIRDGRLPGVEICVVISSRSDVAGVARAEAAGLPVDVIRVKDHPDAQRFSDHVTLTLDVYAPDLVVQAGWLCYWIVPPRWLGKVINLHPALLPKFGGKGMYGHYVHEAVLAAGDRETGATVHWVDNEYDHGAVIAQARCPVQAGDTPDTLAQRVQALERELLPRTILAIRRGEVKRAK encoded by the coding sequence ATGAGTCGCCGCGGGCGCGATCGGCGGCACGATGGGAGCGACGGGCGCGAGGGCGGGCGATCCGGCCCGTTTCGCATCGCCGTGCTGATCTCCGGCGGCGGATCGACGCTTCAGAATCTGATTGATCGAATTCGCGACGGCCGGCTGCCGGGCGTGGAGATCTGTGTCGTCATCTCGTCACGCAGCGACGTGGCCGGCGTTGCCCGGGCCGAGGCGGCCGGCCTGCCGGTGGATGTGATTCGGGTGAAGGACCATCCCGACGCGCAGCGGTTCAGCGACCACGTGACGCTGACGCTCGATGTGTACGCGCCCGACTTGGTCGTTCAGGCGGGTTGGTTGTGTTACTGGATCGTTCCACCGCGCTGGCTGGGCAAGGTGATCAACCTGCACCCGGCGCTGCTGCCGAAGTTCGGGGGCAAGGGCATGTACGGGCACTACGTGCACGAGGCCGTGCTGGCGGCGGGTGACCGCGAGACGGGCGCGACGGTTCACTGGGTGGACAACGAATACGACCACGGCGCGGTGATCGCGCAGGCGCGTTGCCCGGTGCAGGCGGGGGATACGCCGGACACGCTGGCGCAGCGGGTGCAAGCGCTGGAGCGCGAGCTGCTTCCGCGGACGATTCTTGCGATTCGTCGCGGCGAAGTGAAGCGCGCGAAGTGA
- a CDS encoding tetratricopeptide repeat protein, with amino-acid sequence MAYSNSLSGQFIVDDALSIVQNRAIRALWPLTDYLASSRPLVDYSLGINYALHGLEREGYHVVNLAIHLLAAWTLFALVRCTQAIHARRKIGADEPAGEVSDAVLARTPVAPALIVALLWAVHPLQTQAVTYIIQRSESLMGLCYLLVLYCVARSASAPRAGWWMAGAIAACAAGMASKAVMVTAPIVAMLYDRVFLASSFRDLLRRRWALYVGLVATWGVLAGFGVVGGIFAREQEDPITVGFGTPGLTAWEYLRTQPEILIHYLRLALVPVGQCIDYGWPVAVVGPRMFLSGAVVTGLLIASLWAMKHRPWVGFVGLAYFLILAPTSSFVPIRDLAFEHRMYLPLACVIVLVVYGIEALLRRAMASVVPRRILGGAAVVGAVSLLTVLTLRRNALYSDVIALWRDNIARTPHHPRPHNALGFALLRADRLPEAIAELNEAIRLDPSYAGAWANLGVATLKQGDARSAAEQMEKALALSPYEFDAELYYYLGSARFELGQYEAARERFGQALQMRPVYPEAMCSLGNSLRSLGRLSEAEAALRAALRDAPNYAVAWANLGIVLSETGRSDEAVGAYEQALKCQAGSEADSGFTAELYVRLGRLLQQMGRFEAARESFAAALRIAPDLPEAREGLGREGPDPAP; translated from the coding sequence GTGGCATACTCCAACAGTCTGTCCGGGCAATTCATCGTAGATGACGCGTTGAGCATTGTTCAGAATCGGGCGATTCGCGCGCTCTGGCCGCTGACCGATTACCTCGCCTCGTCGCGCCCGCTCGTGGATTATTCGCTGGGGATCAACTACGCGCTGCACGGGCTGGAGCGGGAAGGCTATCACGTCGTCAATCTGGCGATTCACCTCCTCGCGGCGTGGACCTTGTTTGCACTGGTGCGTTGCACGCAGGCGATTCACGCACGCCGGAAGATCGGCGCGGACGAACCGGCCGGTGAGGTGTCGGATGCCGTTTTGGCGCGCACGCCCGTCGCGCCGGCGCTGATCGTGGCGCTGCTCTGGGCCGTGCATCCGCTTCAGACGCAAGCCGTGACGTACATCATCCAGCGAAGTGAATCGCTGATGGGGCTGTGCTATCTGCTTGTGCTGTACTGCGTCGCGCGGAGTGCGTCGGCCCCCCGCGCGGGGTGGTGGATGGCCGGTGCGATCGCGGCCTGCGCGGCGGGCATGGCGAGCAAGGCCGTGATGGTGACCGCCCCGATCGTGGCGATGCTTTACGACCGCGTGTTCCTCGCGTCGAGCTTCCGCGATCTGTTGCGCCGCCGGTGGGCGTTGTACGTCGGTCTGGTGGCGACGTGGGGCGTGCTGGCCGGTTTTGGCGTGGTCGGCGGCATCTTCGCGCGCGAGCAGGAAGATCCGATCACGGTGGGGTTCGGCACGCCCGGGCTGACGGCGTGGGAATACCTGCGCACGCAACCCGAGATTCTGATTCATTACCTGCGGCTCGCCCTGGTCCCGGTGGGGCAATGCATCGACTACGGCTGGCCCGTGGCCGTGGTCGGCCCGCGCATGTTTCTTAGTGGTGCCGTGGTGACGGGGCTGCTGATAGCGAGCTTGTGGGCGATGAAGCATCGCCCGTGGGTGGGTTTCGTCGGCCTCGCATATTTTCTGATTCTCGCGCCGACGTCGAGCTTCGTTCCGATTCGCGATCTGGCGTTCGAACACCGCATGTACCTGCCGCTCGCCTGCGTGATCGTGCTGGTGGTATACGGCATCGAGGCGTTGCTTCGTCGCGCGATGGCGTCGGTCGTCCCGCGGCGAATACTGGGCGGAGCGGCGGTCGTGGGCGCGGTGTCGTTGCTGACCGTGCTCACCCTCCGTCGCAATGCGCTGTACAGCGACGTCATCGCGTTGTGGCGGGACAACATCGCGCGAACACCGCATCACCCGAGGCCGCACAATGCCTTGGGCTTCGCGCTGTTGCGGGCCGATCGACTGCCCGAGGCGATCGCGGAGCTGAACGAGGCGATCCGTCTGGATCCGTCGTATGCGGGTGCGTGGGCGAATCTGGGTGTGGCGACCTTGAAGCAGGGCGACGCGCGATCGGCGGCGGAGCAGATGGAGAAAGCGCTGGCGTTGAGTCCCTATGAGTTCGACGCGGAATTATACTATTATCTAGGTTCTGCCCGGTTTGAGCTGGGGCAGTACGAAGCGGCGCGGGAACGGTTTGGTCAGGCGTTGCAGATGCGGCCGGTCTACCCGGAGGCGATGTGCAGCCTGGGCAATTCACTTCGTTCCCTTGGGCGATTGTCCGAGGCGGAGGCAGCGCTGCGCGCCGCGCTTCGGGACGCTCCGAATTACGCGGTTGCCTGGGCGAATCTGGGAATCGTTTTGTCTGAAACCGGCCGATCCGATGAGGCGGTGGGTGCTTACGAACAGGCGCTGAAATGTCAGGCCGGCAGTGAGGCGGATTCAGGGTTTACCGCCGAGCTTTATGTTCGGCTGGGTCGGTTGCTTCAGCAAATGGGCCGGTTTGAGGCGGCGCGTGAGAGTTTCGCCGCGGCGTTAAGAATCGCGCCGGATCTTCCCGAGGCCCGAGAAGGACTGGGCCGTGAGGGGCCTGATCCCGCCCCCTAA